The genomic window GCACTTGGGAGGAGAGGATGCCATCCTCCTGCCCCATTCGTCTGCTTACACCCTTCCTCTTTCTCCCAGGCAGGGCTCTGCAGGTCCAGGTGGCCTCAAGGTCACCACCCTCTGCCTGGCCCTATGTGCTGGATGGTCCTGAAAACAAACCAGACCTCTGCCAGCCACCAGAGCCACCTGAACCCTGCGTGCATTCACGTGCGCACATGGAAGAATGCCTATCAGCTGGGCTGcagggccccacccccacctcctggtGCATTCCTGCATTTCATCCCTTCTTCTGGACTTTGGGTACCCTCTCAATTGCCACCTCCCATCCTATCTAGTCTTCCTGTAGTCCCAGCCCCATGTGATGACCTCTTTGGCAAGAGCTTGGCAACAGGCCAGCCTGGGAAGGTAAGACTACTGcatccttccctcttccctaATGTGTAGCCCTTGTGAGTCAGCCTCCCTACTCCCTGGTCACTCTCAGGAGTGCCAGAGACAGCTCCGGGCATGGTCTTCCTCACGCACATGTGCTTACATTTCCATTCACATGCACCTTGTGAGCCTCCCCTTGCTGCATCGAACCTGTGTCTGTCGGATTTGGTCCATGAACATTTCAGAGGGAGACCTGTCTCCCATTTAGCTGTCCTTGCAGACACTTCCTTAGGACGGGTGACCAACACTGCACTCAATGAGCCAGCCTCCCTTTTGGGGACCAAGCATTTGCTGCCCCTAGATCACAGCAGGGGGAGGAGAGATCTGATGTCTCACCTGGCACTGATGCCCGTTCTCGGAACTATGCAAAGGGCAGAGGCTGGGAGTCTGGATGCTTGGCTCCCACCCCTGTCCTACCTCACCGGGGCACTTTCAGGGTCCAGGGGCCTCTGAAGTCTCCAGGCCCACATGGGACAATCAAAACCTGACTGAGCTCCCCCATTTCCCTCGGATGAGGATGACTGTTATTTTTGTAGCTGAGAACGTGGAATCCCACGGATTTTTACTGCTCTTCACCCAACCTCTCCTTCCTCTACCCCACAATGAATGTATTTATTGTAAACTGGCTACACTTCTTTAGAAATGCCCCCGCTCACCACGCAGGTAGGCGGGACAGGCATGTGACAGAGTGGGGAGGCTGGGCTCAGCTCCTCCCCGTACTGTTGGTTAATAAATACCCTTTTCCCCACAGCTACTATGAGTGGTCTGCTTGGTCTAGGCTGGTCTTCCCCTGATCACCCGGAGACAGGCTTCTAAGCTTTTGATAAAGATGCTTCAGGGTGGGCTTTGCTTTCCATAAAAccattttcagggcttccctagtggcccagtggtaaagaattcggctgccaatgcaagagacatggtccGGAAAGATCCCATAAGCATCTAAGCCCGTgcgtcacagctactgagcctgtgctctagagcccgggaataCAACTACTGAGCTattcgccacaactactgaagcccatgtgcacTAGAgtctgtgcttcacaacaagagaagccaccgcaacgagaaggctatgcacaactagagaaagccagtgtgcAGCAATGAGGACCcgacacagccagaaataaattatttttttaattttgcagaaGTTGGGATCCTCAGCTTCCATCCTGATTGTCCTGAGCAGGCACACAGgctttttaaaatgatcactATTTACTGATCATGGTGATAAGGGGATGACAAAATTAATGATAATTCAAGAATTCATACAAAAGTTTCTAGGTTTTTACCTCCTGGCTCTTTTTCTCAtcatctcctcccctccctaGGTCTAGAAGATGCTGCCTTTTAATCAGATGGTCTGAGAATCACTCTTTCCAAGGGTTAAGCCTAGATTAATCATATGGCCTTTGATACTACACCATCCTGAAGAGTTATTATTCATTTTGCTTCTGGTTTTAGGATAGTCAAAAAATGGTGTTACAGttttaaaatgcacatatttTGAAGCAGACTTCAAGTGTGACCTTGGCAAATTTATTAACTTCAGTTTTCTAATCTGCACACAAACATTCACATAGATATAAAGGGCCTAGCCCAATGCCAGGCTCACAGCAGACTCTCTTGGTCACTGGCTACAGAAACAGGCCAAAAGGAATTCTTCAGAAGCCAGCCTTGAAAGCCCTCACTGTGATTTGAGATCACTATTATTGATTTGGATTTAAGAAATGAAGACCAAGTCAAATCTCTGAAGATTCTCAGGTTTCAGGATGTCAACTCGCTAAGAATGAGGAGACTCACAGTCCCTTGCCCCTCACGGTGGACATCAAAAGAGATAGGCAGCTCTTCTTTATCCCAAGCAAAAGTACCCATTGGTGGGCTCCATCTGTCTCCCGTGAAGCAAACCAGGAGCAAGAACCACCTCTGCTGGAGTGAGAGTCCAAACTGTGGGTATGGAGTTGGTCTTTATTGTGCTAGCCGCTGGGTCGGGGCAGGATTCTGGACCTCTCGAGGGCACAGCCCACCCAGTGCTGTCGGTTTGTTGGTGAAGGGGTGCCACTGACCCTGGATGCTAGGACTGTCCGTGTGGAAGGGCTTGCGGATACGGATCACGTCCAAGCCCGACTGGTCGGCCAGCTTCTGCACCAGCGTGGCGATCTCCTCGACCGACTTGCAATTGAGGCTCTCCTCGCGCACAGCCCCATTAACTGGTCGAAGGGAGATGGGGATAACAGAAGCGAAGCAGGGGTCAGACGAGCGGCAGGCAAACGGGCCGAACCCCCCTCCGACGCCGCCCTCCAGCCCTCGCCCGGCCCCACTCACGGTATTCGGCCACTACTCTCGGCACACAGCACGGCCGCGGGTTCACATATATGACGACCCCGGGATTCCGGCGGGCGAAATCGGTCACCTCCCGTTCCACGAACTCCCTGAGGGACCCGAGAAGGGTGAGCAAGGTGACCCCTGACCCGGGGCGACAGCGGCTGGAGTCGCATCCCCGCGCCCTTCCTCGGCTCACCTGGCGCCGCGGGACGAGGGCGCGTCACGGCTGAGGCTAAAACTGAGCCGCTGCAGCTGCTGCACGTAGCGACCCAGCCCGTTGTGCAGGACACTCGTCAGGAAGCGGCTCGCGGTCCCGCGGGCAGTCATGGCCACAGCTCTCCAGTCGCCAAGCCGGGTCTCGCGGAGTGGGGGCGGGACGAACCAGAGGCTTCCGCTTCCGGGAACACTTGCAAGGCGGCAGTTTTGCTTCCGAAGTCACGGCTAGTGGCTCGCGTGTGACCCGTGTTGCAGGCGACAGGGGTTAGACGAGAGTGGTGACCCGGGGGCTGGGGTCAGGAGCGGCGGAGCTCCTAGCCGTGGAGCCGAGGAAGCCACACGGCGGAGGCACGACGGGCGCCCCTCGGCGGGAGCGGCGGAGCGACACTAGTCGCCTGGAGTCCCCTTGAGAGGAGCGGTGGAGCGGTCCTTTAGCAGGGGGCCCAGAGGCGAGGGACCACGGAAGGGACACAGACGGCTGCAGAGATGAGGACGACGAAGAGGGGCAGTGGAGGGGCGGTAGTGGCGAGGAGATGATCGAGAGAAACCGCGTCAGGAAGGGGCAGCGCGGAAGGTGGCAAAGGTGAGGTAGCTGTGGAGGGACCGGCCAGAGGAACGCGGACTTGAAAAAGTCCTCTGGCGTGGATGTGAGGTGGCAATGTAGAGGGGCTGAAGAGGATTCAGAGGGAGAAGAGAGCTGCGTGCAGGGTCCCTAGGGTATGACCTAGTAGTGAAGGCACCCGAACCAGGCTAAGGCATTTCAAGCAGTAACTTCCTCCGTTTGAGTAGGAATGTGGGTCCTCCTCCGAAGCGGGTACCCCCTCCGCATCCTGCTGCCCCTGCGTGGGGCGTGGATGGGACGGAGAGGCCTGCCCCGAAGCTTGGCCCCCGGCCCTCCTCGCAGACGGTACAGGAAGGAGGCTCTTCCCGCCTTGGAGGCACCAGTGTTGCCTGTAACCACAACTGAAATCCGCCAGTATTTGCGGGCCCGTGGGATCCCCTTCCAGGATGGACACAGCTGCCTGCGGGCACCGAGTCCCTTTGTGGGGGCCTCAAAGCTCAAGGACCAGACTGGTGCAGCCACTTCCTTCAGCCTCTTCATTGACAAGACCACTGGCCGCTTTCTCTGCATGACCACCCTAGCAGAGGGGAGCTGGGAAGACTTTCAGGCCAGCGTGGAGGGGCAAGGGGGTGGGGCCAGAGAAGGGGTCCTACTCAGTGAGACCCCAGAAGCTGAGGACAGTGAGGAGGTCCGGAGGATCTGGGACCGAGCCATACCTCTCTGGGAGCTGCCTGAGTCAGAGGAGGCCCAGCTAGCTCGCATGATGTTTGGCCTCACCAAAGTGACAGATGACACACTTAAGCGTTTCAGCGTGCGCTATCTGCGGCCTGCTTGCAGGCTTGTCTTCCCTTGGTTCTCCCCTGGAGGTTTGGGATTGCGAGGCCTGAAGCTACTAGGGGCCGAAACCCAGGGCAATGGGGTGCAGTATGTGGAGACCACCATTCCCCGGCCTGGTGCCTACCACAACCTGTTTGGGTTACCACTGATCAGTCGACGAGATGTTGAAGTGGTATTGACAAGTCGTGAGCTGGACAGTCTGGCCTTGAACCAGTCCACAGGGCTGCCCACTCTAGCCCTACCCCGAGGAACAGCCTGCTTACCCCCTGCCCTGCTTCCTTACCTCGAACAGTTCCGACGGGTCGTGCTCTGGCTGGGGAATGACCTTCGGTCCTGGGAAGCTGCCAAGTTGTTTGCCCGAAAACTGAACCCCAAACGATGCTCCTTGGTGCGGCCTGGGGACAAGCAGCCCTCTCCCCTGGAGGCTCTGAACCAAGGCTTAAATCTTTCTCGTATTCTGCGTACTGCCCTGCCCGCCTGGCACAAGTCTATCGTGTCTTTCCGGCAGCTTCGGGAGGAGGTGCTAGGAGAACTGTCAAACGTGGAGCAGGCAGCTGGTGTTCGCTGGAGCCGCTTCCCAGACCTCAATCGTCTTTTGAAGGGACATCGGAAGGGCGAGCTGACAGTGTTCACAGGTAACCCTTTGGGAACTTACTGCTTGGGTGGGTTTGGGGGCAGAGGATTAGATGACTAAAGCATGTGGGTTTGGGCCATAGTAAATGTTTAAGAGGAGCCTTCCCCTCCCAACTTTGAAGCTTCTTGTGGATCTTGGTTTCAAGGTTAGGGCTTTACTCCCTCACCCAGGTCTGTGTTCAACCCCTGTGCAGGGCCAACAGGCAGTGGAAAGACAACATTCATCAGTGAGTATGCCCTGGATTTGTGTACCCAAGGAGTGAACACACTGTGGGGTAGCTTTGAGATCAGCAACGTGAGACTAGCCCGTGTCATGCTGACACAGTTCGCTGTGGGACGACTGGAAGAGCAACTGGACAAATACGATGAGTGGGCTGACCGCTTTGAGGACTTGCCCCTCTATTTCATGACTTTTCATGGGCAACAGAGCATCAGGTGAGGTTTCCAGGCCTGGGACTTTCAAAGAACAGGAGGGCAGGAGAACAGACTCCCAACAGAGTCTTCAGACTGCCATGGTCTAGAGATTACTTGTAACTGACTCTTGAATTCAttgtctcttcctcttcccagGACTGTAATAGACACAATGCAACATGCAGTCTATGTTTACGACATTTGTCATGTGGTCATCGACAATCTGCAGTTCATGATGGGTCATGAGCAGCTGTCCACAGACAGGTGACATCCTCCTCTTGTCTAGCTGTAACCCACTTAAACACACATCTTCTCAGGCAGCTGGCCTCTGGGTAAACGCTGTACGCTTGTTTTCTGACATATGTGCAGGCACATACCTCTCTGtatgtatttctgtctttatagagGTGTGCAGTATGACAGTGGTAAGTGTGGACAGGGATTTAAGTGTGAGTCCTTGGGTAAAGGGAAGTAGAGGGATGTTGTGGTAAGATGTGAACGAATCAGGAGTATGTGTTCATtcttgtccttctgtgtctgataACCTCTTTGCTCTGTTGGGCAGGATTGCAGCTCAAGACTACATTGTCGGGGCCTTTCGGAAGTTTGCAACAGACAGTAGCTGCCATGTAACACTGGTCATTCACCCCCGAAAAGAGGATGATGATAAAGAACTACAGACAGCATCCATTTTTGGCTCAGCCAAAGTAAGTGGACTTTAGAGGATCTCAAGCTATGGAGAGTAGAGGGGGCAGGTATGACCAGGGACAGCCCTCATTCAGCCTTAAATCATTTTGACTACCCATCTGGAACAGGCAGGAGGCAGCTGCCTCTGGAGTCATGACATGAAGACTATATGTGCTATGTATTCTGACAGTGCAGTGGtgaagactgtgcttccaatgcaaggagcgAGGGTTGGagacctggtcagggaactgagatcccacatgccatgtagcaCAGCACACAAAAAAAGGAGACAGTGATTACAACGCAATATGAtaatacttggggcttcccttgtggctcagctggtaaagaatccgcctgcaacgtgggagacctgggctcaatccctaggttgggcagatcccctagagaagggaaaggctacctactccagtattccggcctggagaattccatggactgtatagtccatggggtggcaaagagtcggacatgactgagtgagtttcactttcatGATAATACTAAGAACTATGATAGGCAGCACAGGTATTTGGGGAGAAAAGGCATCTGAGTCAGCCTGGGACATCTGGGGAGACTTCTTAGAAGAGGTGTCAACAAAGGTTGGGTTGGGTTTTGGCCAACAATAGGTATGAAATAAGCAAGTAAGTGGGAGAGCCCTCTGGGCAGCAGGACCAGCCTGGGATCCTGGAGCTTCCATGGCACACTGAGTGAATGCCTACTACGTGCCAGGCCTGGGCTGGACACAAGGAAGGCAGGGCAAGGAACGTAAACTATGTGCCATGATGAAACAGACATGGAACTGAGGGAAAGAATGACAGAAGTAGAAAGATGCTGGTGCCTTTCTTATTTATGGGGATCAAGAATGTTCTCTCCAGGGAAGTGAGACATTTAGACTGGGACCTAAATGTAAGGAGCTCAGGTTGAGTGAGGTGGCGAGCCAAGCAGCCAGATGTGTTagcagcagagggaacagcatgtacACAATCTGGGACAGCAACAGGgttgtcagggaactaaaatactCAAGTGACCCCAGCATTTTGGTCAGTAGTTCAGAGAGCTTTGGTGACGGGGGAAGTACTTTTGCCTTTCCACATTCTTGCTATTCCTGCACGCTCAGCCTTCCTTTGTGCTCCTCTGATATATCTTCTTGCTCCTTCTTCCTTCTGCCCCTTATCTCCCAGGCAAGCCAGGAAGCAGACAACGTTCTGATCCTGCAGGACAGGAAACTGGTAACTGGGCCAGGGAAACGGTATCTGCAGGTGTCCAAGAACCGCTTTGATGGAGATGTAGGTGTCTTCCCACTTGAGTTCAACAAGAGTTCTCTCACCTTCTCCATACCACCAAAGAGCAAGGCCCGGCTCAAGAAGATCAAGGATGACAATGGACTAGTGGCCAAAAAGCCCTCTTCTGGCAAAAAGGGGGCTATGCCCCAGATCTCTGAGACTTGTTCCAACCAGGCCCGCAAGCCCAACCAGCCAGACCTCTCCAAGCCTTCAAGGTGAAGACACTGCAGAGCTGGACATTGAAACAAGCCTAGCAGGACAGTCTGGGATAGAGGCTGTCAGTCCTCTGCTAGGGCTGCCTCTGTCCTGTAGTTGTGAGCTATGGGCCCCTGTCTCAGTCTGAGGGGCCTAGCATAGGGAATGGTTTCATTGCGAGATAATTcaatttagcaaatatttgagaacctactatgtgctgggcttGGTTCCAGATTCTGGGAATACAGCACTGACAAGACAGATGAGGTCCCTGCTTCCATGGAACCTGTAATCTGGTAGAAGAGACAAGCAGTgtgcaaacacacaaaaaacatagTTCTCAATGGTGAATATATGCtctaaaggagaaaaatacagtAATGTGATAGTGCTTACAGGCTAGTTTAGAGTAAGATTTGAAAAGGTATCTCTGAGCAGAGGACATTTGAGCTGGGACCTTTAAAGAACTAGGATGGAGCCATGTGAACATGTGGAGAAAGAGGaatccaggcagagggaaaagtAAATACAGAGGCCCTGAGGTGAGAACGAGCAAGGTGAGGTCAAAGCAGGGGGGTCAGGCTCCCTGAACCTGTAGGGGTATAGGGAACTTCTTGCCAAAACTCCAGCCCAGGCTTTCAGAGCCAAGGGGTGACATGGTGGACACCAAACTCCTCTACCCGCCACTCTGAAGCCTCCCCTGAAGTGGTGCTTACTACCATCTGATCTAGGTGCTTCACCCTTGTATATAACACCAGGGCTAGCTACAAAGGTGGAAGCCTGGAAGAGAGCCATGGAAGGGCGCTGTGAGCCCAGAGTGCCTGCCACCTAGACACTCATTCCATGGTATGCTGCTTGGGACTGCTGGAGTGGATGCAATCATGACTTTTTGTAGAGgcttttccagttttactgaaaaaaaaatatatatatatatttttccatatatttttttccattgcctTTGTTACTCTGCTTTTTCTTATTTGACCACCAGGTGTCTCCCTAGTCTTTAACTGGATTTTCCTTGACCTGAATTTACCTCTCACTTTTTGAATTGGGAGTGGATAAGCCCCCTCCCCAACTCCATCTGAGCTGCGTGCTCCCAAGAAAGCAGGatttgcatgcatgcacaccctTATACCTCTTCATGGCCTAGGGAAGATAGGATGGTGCTTCTTTATTCCTGTCTTCCCTGAGGATCTCCACGTGATCCCTGGCAGACGTGTGGGTCACTAGGCCCCATGCCTAAGACCTTTCCTGACCAGCTGTCCCTCTGTGACATGAGTCACTCAGGGCCTCGCTCATTGTGGATTCAGGCTCAGCATATTCTTATCTGCTCCCCACCCacttccatttccctctccttgTACCCTCTCCGGGTTTCTCTTATGTTAGTGTGTGTTAGTACTCGGTCTCTTGTTTAAAAATGCAGAACCTAGGCCCTACTCTTCCCCCATTCCTGACACACAGGCATTTCTGATTCTGGAGGTTGCAGGAGAGGTTGCAGGACTCCTTGTTTTTAAGAAACTTTGAAGgagattgtaaaataaaaataacttacgCAGAAAGAGACCATGTCAGAAATATTGGTAAATGATAACACTTTCCCATGTCACTTCCTCTGATATTCTAAAGTCTGTTTCCCTTTAGATTTGCCTGCAAGAGTAGTGAGAATGCAAGATGTTCTAAGGGGGTCTGGGGAGAAGCCTTTTGTTAAGGAGGGTATTtgaggtggggtggtgggggagggggggtgtccTGCTTCCTGGAAGCAAGGCTACTTTATCAAGCATTCCCTGTCAACCTAAGAGGGAGGTCTGGAACCCTGTGGAATGGTTTGGGGTCTCTGGTCTGTTGTGTGTGAGAACTGTGACTACAGTTGTTTCCTGAAACAGACCCTGGAACAAAGCTGTTCtctggggggagggaagggggacctcctccagggcctccctTCTTGGGGGTCTCTCCCAGACTGGCTGGAGCCAGGCCTCCTAATCCTGCAGTAATCATTACCAGCCGCTGGCTGGTCTAGGCCTCATCCAGGGTCTATAACGTTGAACGTCAGCCATGCCTTCCAGATGCATACTACCAGGTCAATCCTACCTATAAGGATGTGGGTTCCACATTCTGGTCTTCTGTGCTCAGGAAATCTTTCAGGGATTTCCAATAGGAGACTTTTATGAGGTCTATGAATTGGGGATAGAGGGATAGATACACACTTACACTTGTCTGTCTTGCCCCACCCTCCTAGCAGACAGCCCACAGAGCAAACCAGAATGGTAGGGGGGAGGGGAAGCTAATgatcccccagccccacccctacacacacacacattccattaCACACCTGTCTTAAACCCCTCACGTGAAAATTAGCCCAAAGTATTTCAGGAGCCCCTGGAGCCCAAAAAGTAGCAGTTAATCCCTGGGTCCTATGTAAGGTCCCTAGGAGTCACTGTTTCTGTACCCCGCCAAAGTGGATTGAGGCAAACTGCCTGGGCTAGAACCAGGACTCAGCCTGTGCCCAACTGGAATCTTCCTGAGAGCTGAGGCACAGCCTGGCCCAGTAGAGTCCAACTGGATCTGCAGCCTTGTCCTCAGATTAACTAACCCACTTGGCTGTAAGGGGGCAGCTTTGGTCCTCCATCCCTTCACTGGGGATGGGTCTCAGAAGAGAATCAACTCAAAGGGCTCCTGCTGCTCAAGTACTCAGGCTGCAGATATGACCCAGATACCTGTAGACATCACGGTCTGCCCTCCCACAGGCTGCCTTGGGTGCCATGGAGGGAGGGACCCTTTGGTGCAATACAGGTCAACTTCCTGTTTGTGCCTGTGGGTGGAACTTTATAAGTCTAAGAGAAGCCTGACCACACTCTGTGGGGCCAGAACTGGCAAGCCTGCTCACCGGGCAGACACCTACTCCGGGGGAGGGGGAAGTGTTGGTTCTGCTTGAGCAGCCCCAACCTCAGAGGTGTGTGTGAGGAAGGGCTGGGTCTGTTTTGGTGAAATCCGAGCCTACTGCGTCTGCTTCCCAGGGGTTTTCCCTGTGTCTGGGGAGTGGGCTGAGAGtggaccaggctgggctccctacAGACCAGAGGCTGGTGGCAGTAAAGCCCTATAGCCAACTTGGTTAGGGCAGCCAGGTAGCTTAGCTTAGCTGTGGCGCCACTGGCCCCTTCCTAGATCAAAAGCCAGTTCCAGAAGCTGCGAAGTCAGAAGTCTGAGGGGCAGTCTTGGGCCACCGTCGCGACACTGCTTGGCAGGGTACCAGATCTGCTGCTGAGGGGGTGCTGGGCAGACCACTCCCCTGCCTTGGTCGGGGGCGCGGCCTCagccgccccgccccctccaccaaGCCCGGGCGAGCGCGCTGGGGAGCCGGCGGATCTGCGGCCAGGAGGTGCCGGCCCTGGGTCAGGAGCCAGGCGGGAGCTGGAACGGCGGTTCGGGTAGCGCTGGGTGAGTGAGTGGGGGCGCCGCGGCGGTGTAGGAACTCTCGCCTCCTGCACACCCCCGCCCCGGAGTGAACTTTCCCGATCCCGGGAAGCGGGGGATTGGGGTGAAGAGATGGGCCCCGCAGTCCAGGGGCCGCGGGCGAAGAGTCTGAACAGGGAACCTACACGAAAACTCACACCGACGGGCGCACACACGCGTGTACATAGACCCACGCGCGTACTGGAGACACCCGAAAACACGTGCACTGCGGGGCGGACGCGCCTAATGAGTTTCGCTTGCTGTCGGCAGATCAGCGCCGCTGGCCCGCGCGGACCCCCAGTGGGCAGGGTGTGCTGCCGTCGCGTACTTGACGAAGGTGGGAGAAAAGGGCCTCCCAGTGACCGCGGACGGGGGCGGGCCAGGTGGGACGCCTCCGGAGGTTCCGGCTTCCCTGCTGCCCGCAGGTGAAGACTAAGACGTAAACAGGCGTTGAGCACGTGATCGCTTCGCAGACCCGTGGGCTGTACGGGGGGAGCCTCGCGGCGGGAACTTCCCTCCCCCGTACTAAGCGAGTTTGAAAGATACCTTGCCGGGCTGTATTCCATTCTCCACCCGGAGGGGATAAGCCCTTCCCCAGGAATGGGAGCACAACGCCCCCTGGAGTTGGGGTAGCGCAGGAGGACAAGAGACTGTTGGGCTGGTTACCTGGGCTCCTCACCTTCCTTCCCCGGAACATGTTGCCCCCATTCCTGAAGATACCCGAGGGGGGCGCAATTCTGGCAGTGTACAGCAGCCTCCTCCGGGACCTCCAGCCCCGGGGAGCAGCTGCGCGAGCGCCTGTGGGTCCCCTTTCTTACTACACTCCTCCTTGCGGAACTGGGAGCTCCTCCCCTCAAAGTAGGAGCAGAAAGCCCACTCATGCAAGAGTAGGAGTCCCCCTTCCCCAGAGAATGCATAACCGTACACATCCTCTCTATACCAGAGTGGGCCTATCTCCCTCTGGTAGAAGGGAACACGGCCCCCTCCCCCCAGCGAATGAGAGTGGGCAGCGGCCCTCGGCCTCCTTCTCCCCCGCTAcccctcacccccccacccctacaCACACGCTGAGCCCAGCTGCTGCCTGAGCTTCTGGGCAGGCTGCCAGAAAGGGGAGGAGGCTCCTGGTGCCCCAGGAGGCTGGGATCAGGGCAAGGCCAGAAGAGGGGGTCTCTATGGGGGTGGGGCTCAGTCTGTACTTGTGAGGCAAGAGGGTCTAGGGTGAGCCTGAGGGTGGCTGGGCTATGTTTCCCTTtccagggaaaaagaaagaaaacaactctTTCCATggagctaaaaatagaactgagaGCCGGCCAGGCTGCGGCCTGGAAGGGGGGTGCGGGGCGGGGGGAATGCTCCTTCCTGGGGCAGAGGAGCTCTGGCAGGCCTTAGTTCTGGGGGGCGGGGTTAGGGGGCAGAAGGCTGTCCTTGCCCAGGGATGCGGGCATCAGCTGACCTGGTTAGGTCACAGAGACCCCTATGGGAAAGTCTGTGTGATAAAATGTTTGTGAAATACGACGTATATGTTTAAGAAGTTGTCTTTGTGACTGTGAAAAAGACTGTCATAGTGTGAAAAATGCTTGGGAGACAAGTATAGTCAAGATTGTGACTGGGTACAAAGGAACTAGCCGTGATACTGAGTGTATCTCTGTGAGTTGGCCTGATTATGGCAAGAAGGGACATGGAATCTTCTGATGGACCAGACAGACTGAGTGATTGTGTCTGAGACTGAGTGTGGGAAAGGTCGTGTGGGTGTTTAGACCGTGTTGTTTGCCAGAGGGTGAGAGTATCCCTGACCCTGAGAAGACTGGAACGTTGTCTGCTGTGAGGCTGGCGTAAGCTTGGCCTGTAGGTTTGGAGCAGCTCACCCACTGGGGTGACTTTTGGGGGCCCAGGGGACGTCTCTCTCTGAGCATTGACCTCTTAGCAAATGAGTCTGAGGGAAGGTTGGGGAGCAAAAAACCGCGCTCGAGGAAGGCCTGGGCTCTCCGGAGAGGGAGTACAGCACTGGGGAGAAGGGTAGGGGCCCCCCAAGGTTGGGGGTAGCTGGGTGTGTTCTCCGAACGGGCCGCCAGGTGGCGCCGCCTCCGCAAATTCTAGAGTGCCTTCTGCAAGccgctgggggtggggcaggcaccCACCAAGCGTCGGCCCCTGACTTGTGCCGGGACGCAGGGCCCAGAGTTGGGGGTTAGGTTACCCCCAACCTCCCTCTCTGTACTCTTGAAGCCGGAGAGTGTGCCTGGGGGTGAGGCATCGACTAGAGGAGCGGAGGGGGAAGGGCGGCTGCCGCGGCGCCTGTCCCTTTGTGCTCGAACAATGACCAGCTGCCGCTGGCCCCGGGGCCCAAGTAAGGGTAGAGGGTGACCCGCCGCCGCCTAGTCTTGAGCCGACCGAGCCCCAGACA from Bubalus kerabau isolate K-KA32 ecotype Philippines breed swamp buffalo chromosome 22, PCC_UOA_SB_1v2, whole genome shotgun sequence includes these protein-coding regions:
- the MRPL43 gene encoding large ribosomal subunit protein mL43, encoding MTARGTASRFLTSVLHNGLGRYVQQLQRLSFSLSRDAPSSRGAREFVEREVTDFARRNPGVVIYVNPRPCCVPRVVAEYLNGAVREESLNCKSVEEIATLVQKLADQSGLDVIRIRKPFHTDSPSIQGQWHPFTNKPTALGGLCPREVQNPAPTQRLAQ
- the TWNK gene encoding twinkle mtDNA helicase isoform X2 — encoded protein: MWVLLRSGYPLRILLPLRGAWMGRRGLPRSLAPGPPRRRYRKEALPALEAPVLPVTTTEIRQYLRARGIPFQDGHSCLRAPSPFVGASKLKDQTGAATSFSLFIDKTTGRFLCMTTLAEGSWEDFQASVEGQGGGAREGVLLSETPEAEDSEEVRRIWDRAIPLWELPESEEAQLARMMFGLTKVTDDTLKRFSVRYLRPACRLVFPWFSPGGLGLRGLKLLGAETQGNGVQYVETTIPRPGAYHNLFGLPLISRRDVEVVLTSRELDSLALNQSTGLPTLALPRGTACLPPALLPYLEQFRRVVLWLGNDLRSWEAAKLFARKLNPKRCSLVRPGDKQPSPLEALNQGLNLSRILRTALPAWHKSIVSFRQLREEVLGELSNVEQAAGVRWSRFPDLNRLLKGHRKGELTVFTGVNTLWGSFEISNVRLARVMLTQFAVGRLEEQLDKYDEWADRFEDLPLYFMTFHGQQSIRTVIDTMQHAVYVYDICHVVIDNLQFMMGHEQLSTDRIAAQDYIVGAFRKFATDSSCHVTLVIHPRKEDDDKELQTASIFGSAKASQEADNVLILQDRKLVTGPGKRYLQVSKNRFDGDVGVFPLEFNKSSLTFSIPPKSKARLKKIKDDNGLVAKKPSSGKKGAMPQISETCSNQARKPNQPDLSKPSR
- the TWNK gene encoding twinkle mtDNA helicase isoform X1; translated protein: MWVLLRSGYPLRILLPLRGAWMGRRGLPRSLAPGPPRRRYRKEALPALEAPVLPVTTTEIRQYLRARGIPFQDGHSCLRAPSPFVGASKLKDQTGAATSFSLFIDKTTGRFLCMTTLAEGSWEDFQASVEGQGGGAREGVLLSETPEAEDSEEVRRIWDRAIPLWELPESEEAQLARMMFGLTKVTDDTLKRFSVRYLRPACRLVFPWFSPGGLGLRGLKLLGAETQGNGVQYVETTIPRPGAYHNLFGLPLISRRDVEVVLTSRELDSLALNQSTGLPTLALPRGTACLPPALLPYLEQFRRVVLWLGNDLRSWEAAKLFARKLNPKRCSLVRPGDKQPSPLEALNQGLNLSRILRTALPAWHKSIVSFRQLREEVLGELSNVEQAAGVRWSRFPDLNRLLKGHRKGELTVFTGPTGSGKTTFISEYALDLCTQGVNTLWGSFEISNVRLARVMLTQFAVGRLEEQLDKYDEWADRFEDLPLYFMTFHGQQSIRTVIDTMQHAVYVYDICHVVIDNLQFMMGHEQLSTDRIAAQDYIVGAFRKFATDSSCHVTLVIHPRKEDDDKELQTASIFGSAKASQEADNVLILQDRKLVTGPGKRYLQVSKNRFDGDVGVFPLEFNKSSLTFSIPPKSKARLKKIKDDNGLVAKKPSSGKKGAMPQISETCSNQARKPNQPDLSKPSR
- the TWNK gene encoding twinkle mtDNA helicase isoform X3, with product MLTQFAVGRLEEQLDKYDEWADRFEDLPLYFMTFHGQQSIRTVIDTMQHAVYVYDICHVVIDNLQFMMGHEQLSTDRIAAQDYIVGAFRKFATDSSCHVTLVIHPRKEDDDKELQTASIFGSAKASQEADNVLILQDRKLVTGPGKRYLQVSKNRFDGDVGVFPLEFNKSSLTFSIPPKSKARLKKIKDDNGLVAKKPSSGKKGAMPQISETCSNQARKPNQPDLSKPSR